In Formosa haliotis, the sequence TAGAACTTCGCCAACTACAATGCCTTCTAATCCGCCTTTTACAGATTGAAATGCATCTATACCTTCAACCTCTAATCCAAGGTCCGTTAAAAGTTCTCCGGTTTGCTCTGCAGACCAGTCAGTTTTAATAAATTGTTTTAACCAATTGTATGAAATCTTCATGTAACGCTTGTTTTCTTAAAAGCGCAAAGATAGTAATACTTCAACGTCTATAAAATTGTAAAATGTTTTTTATTGTAAGGAATTTGATGTTTCTTCGAATACTATTTAAAACTTTATTTTATGCGTTATTGTGTAGTGCTTTTAGTAGCCTTATTTTTATTTAATTGTGAACAACCTTCGTCTGAAAAACTAAAACAGGGCATGTGGCGCGCTACTTTAGAAGCCCAAGACGGTGAAGTTTTACCGTTTAATTTTGAAGTTACAAATGATAGTCTGCTAACGATTTTTAATGCTGAGGAAAAAATTAAAGTAGATGAGATTACGTATAGTGATGATAGTATTTGGATTAAACCACCAGTGTTTGATGGGTATATTAAGGCGAAAATGGATGGAGATTCTGTGATGTCTGGATTTTATGTTAAAGATGAATTAAAGCGTTCTGTGCCTTTTAAAGCGGTGTTTGGTAAGGATGTGAGGTTTGAAACCAAAGATGACGCAACTGTGAATATAGAAGGTATTTGGGAGACAACCTTTAGTCCGAATAAAAGCGAGGATACATACAAAGCTAAAGGAATCTTTAAGCAGGAAGGAAATAAGGTAACAGGGACGTTTAGAACTACCACTGGAGATTATCGGTTTTTAGAAGGTGCAGTAGAAGGGAATAAGGTGAAACTTTCAGCTTTCGATGGCGCTCATGCTTTTTTATTCACAGCAGAGGTTACAGATAGTGTAATGTCTGGTATGTTTTATTCTGGAAATCATTACAAAGAACCATTTATAGCCAAGCGCAATACAGAGTTTGAACTGGCAGATGCCGATTCGTTAACTTTTTTAAAACCGGGATACGATGCTTTAGCATTTACTTTTCCTGATGAATCTGGGAATATGGTATCACTTTCCGATGAACAGTTTAAAGATAAAGTGGTTGTTGTACAGCTAATGGGGACGTGGTGTCCGAACTGTTTAGATGAAAGTAAATATTTTGTCGAGTATTTAAAGGCTCATAAAAATGAAGACATTGCGTTTGTAGGACTCGCTTTTGAGTACGCAAAAACCGAAGCTGCAGCCTTTAAAAATATAGAGCGATTAAAATCTAAATTGGGTATTACCTATCCTATTTTGCTTGCGCAATATGGTTCTACAAATAAACAATCGGCTCAAGAAAAGTTGCCCATGTTAAGTCATGTCTTGTCTTATCCTACGGCAATTTATATTGATAAAAACGGAAAGGTTAGAAAAATCCATACAGGTTTTAATGGGCCCGCTACAGGAAATCTTTATAAAGAATATAAATCTGATTTTGAAAGTTTTATGTCGAAATTATTAAATGAATAGTTTAGCTTATGTAATTCCAGATATTTTTATATTTCGCCAATTGTTGGTAGGTATAAAGTAAGGCGCGATGTTCTTCTTTTATTAGTCTAGGATCGTCTTTTAGAATGTTTTTAGCGTGAAAACGAGCGAGTTTTAAAATGTCGTTATCTTTAATAATATCGGCTATTTTTAAATTTAAAACACCACTTTGTTGAGTACCCATAATATCGCCTGGGCCTCGTAAGCGTAAATCTACTTCAGCAATTTCAAAACCATCGCTGGTTTTAACCATGGTTTCTAAACGTGTTTTGCTGTCGTTACTAAGTTTGTGGCTTGTCATTAAAATACAGAAGCTTTGTTCGGCACCACGTCCCACGCGACCTCGTAATTGGTGTAATTGCGATAAGCCAAAACGTTCGGCGCTCTCTATAATCATCACCGATGCATTCGGGACATTTACACCAACTTCAATAACGGTGGTGGCAACCATAATTTGGGTTTCACCTTTAATAAAGCGTTGCATTTCAAAATCTTTATCTGCGGGTTTCATTTTACCATGCACTATAGAGATTTGGTATTTTGGTGAGGGGAAATCGCGAGCGATACTCTCGTAGCCATCCATTAAATCCTTATAATCCATGTTTTCGCTTTCTTGAATTAAAGGGTAAACTATATAAATTTGGCGTCCTTTGTCGATTTCATCTCTTATAAAACGCAATACCTTTAAGCGGTTAGCATCGTATCGATGTACTGTTTTTATGGCTTGCCTGCCTGGTGGTAATTCATCGATTATAGAGATGTCTAGATCGCCATAAACCGACATGGCTAAAGTTCTAGGAATAGGCGTTGCAGTCATTACTAAAATGTGAGGGGGCACATGGTTTTTATGCCACAATTTACTTCTTTGTGCAACTCCAAAACGGTGTTGTTCGTCTATAATAGCAAGCCCTAAATTCTTAAATTTCACCTTATCTTCTAGTAGCGCATGTGTGCCAATTAAGATGTCTAATTCGCCATTTTCCAGAGCTTCATGAATTTCTTTTCTATCTGAAGTTTTAGTTGAGCCAGTGAGTAGTTTTATACTGATATTTAACTCTTTACATAGGTCAGTTAATCCATTATAGTGTTGGACTGACAAAATTTCAGTTGGCGCCATCAAGCAAGCTTGAAAACCGTTGTCAAGTGCGATTAACATTGACATTAGGGCGACTATGGTCTTGCCAGAACCTACATCGCCTTGTAAAAGACGATTCATTTGCGCATTGCTGCCTAAATCGGCACGAATTTCTTTAATTACTCGCTTCTGTGCATTGGTTAAATCGAATGGTAAATGATGTTTAAAAAACGTATTGAAATGTTCTCCAACTTGATCGAATGGAAAGCCTTTTATTTTTGATTTATGAATTAAATTTTTCAGAATTAATTGCAGCTGAATATAGAATAATTCTTCAAATTTTAAACGGAATTGCGAGCGTGCTAAAAGCTCTTGATTTTTTGGAAAATGAACATTAAAAAGCGCTTCAGATTTTGAAACTAATTTGAGTTCGGTTAATAAACCTGGCGATAAAGTTTCTTCAAATTTACCATGAGTTTCCAAAAATAATTGTTGCATGATTTTACTCATCACCCGATTTGTAATGCCTTTATTTGATAGTTTTTCGGTTGAAGGATAAACTGGCTGCATGGCCGAACGTAAATTTTTCTCATGCTCTTCTAATAATTCCATTTCTGGATGTGGCATGCTAAAAGAATTTCCGAACGCATTGGTTTTGCCAAAAATAACATAATCGGTATTTAGTTTTATGCTTTCTTTTAACCATTTAATGCCGCGAAACCAGACCAATTCCATAGCTCCCGAATCGTCTCTAAAGGAAGCAACTAATCGTTTTTTCTTACCCTGTGCAACCTCTTTTAAGCCGGTAACTCTGCCAGTAATTTGTACATCTGCATTATTGCGTTGTAATTGGGCTATTTTGTAATATTGGGTACGGTCTAAATACCGATTTGGAAATAGGTTTATTAAATCTTGATAGGTGTGTATGCCAAGTTCTTTTCTAAGTAAATCGGCGCGATTAGGGCCAACGCCTTTTAAATAATCAATAGGTGTTTGAAGCTTGGAATTCATAAAAACGAAGATAATTCTTATCGGTGAAACTTAAAACCTTAAATATTATCTATTTTAATAAAACCTTGCTATATTTAAGATATGAAGTACATTTTATACGTTTTTTTAAGTGTTTTTAGTTGCTTTTGTTGGGGGCAACAAATTGATGTGGTTGATTTTGAATCGAT encodes:
- a CDS encoding peroxiredoxin family protein, coding for MRYCVVLLVALFLFNCEQPSSEKLKQGMWRATLEAQDGEVLPFNFEVTNDSLLTIFNAEEKIKVDEITYSDDSIWIKPPVFDGYIKAKMDGDSVMSGFYVKDELKRSVPFKAVFGKDVRFETKDDATVNIEGIWETTFSPNKSEDTYKAKGIFKQEGNKVTGTFRTTTGDYRFLEGAVEGNKVKLSAFDGAHAFLFTAEVTDSVMSGMFYSGNHYKEPFIAKRNTEFELADADSLTFLKPGYDALAFTFPDESGNMVSLSDEQFKDKVVVVQLMGTWCPNCLDESKYFVEYLKAHKNEDIAFVGLAFEYAKTEAAAFKNIERLKSKLGITYPILLAQYGSTNKQSAQEKLPMLSHVLSYPTAIYIDKNGKVRKIHTGFNGPATGNLYKEYKSDFESFMSKLLNE
- the recG gene encoding ATP-dependent DNA helicase RecG, whose translation is MNSKLQTPIDYLKGVGPNRADLLRKELGIHTYQDLINLFPNRYLDRTQYYKIAQLQRNNADVQITGRVTGLKEVAQGKKKRLVASFRDDSGAMELVWFRGIKWLKESIKLNTDYVIFGKTNAFGNSFSMPHPEMELLEEHEKNLRSAMQPVYPSTEKLSNKGITNRVMSKIMQQLFLETHGKFEETLSPGLLTELKLVSKSEALFNVHFPKNQELLARSQFRLKFEELFYIQLQLILKNLIHKSKIKGFPFDQVGEHFNTFFKHHLPFDLTNAQKRVIKEIRADLGSNAQMNRLLQGDVGSGKTIVALMSMLIALDNGFQACLMAPTEILSVQHYNGLTDLCKELNISIKLLTGSTKTSDRKEIHEALENGELDILIGTHALLEDKVKFKNLGLAIIDEQHRFGVAQRSKLWHKNHVPPHILVMTATPIPRTLAMSVYGDLDISIIDELPPGRQAIKTVHRYDANRLKVLRFIRDEIDKGRQIYIVYPLIQESENMDYKDLMDGYESIARDFPSPKYQISIVHGKMKPADKDFEMQRFIKGETQIMVATTVIEVGVNVPNASVMIIESAERFGLSQLHQLRGRVGRGAEQSFCILMTSHKLSNDSKTRLETMVKTSDGFEIAEVDLRLRGPGDIMGTQQSGVLNLKIADIIKDNDILKLARFHAKNILKDDPRLIKEEHRALLYTYQQLAKYKNIWNYIS